One genomic segment of Epinephelus fuscoguttatus linkage group LG19, E.fuscoguttatus.final_Chr_v1 includes these proteins:
- the LOC125879221 gene encoding trichohyalin-like isoform X5, translated as METERQVRDKETGPRQRQRQSQRQRQKQRDRSESERQVRDRETGQSQRQTDRSETETDRSETETCQRQRQRNRSETETERQVRDRETGQRQRQRDRSETGQSQDRDRNRDRETGLRQRQSQRQRQKQRDRSESERQVRDRETGQSQRQRDRSETETDRSETETCQRQRQRDRSETETERQVRDRDRSETETGQRQRDRPETETETERQIRDRTESGQRQKQRQRDRSETKRQVRDRDRVRDRDRNRETGQSQSQRDRSETERQVRVRDRETGQRQRQTGQRQKHVRDRDRETGQRQKQRDRSESETGQRQRQVRDRETGQRQRQRDRSETGQSQDRDRNRDRETGQRQRDRSETERQVRDRETGQRQRQRERSETGQSERQRQVRDRETG; from the exons atggagacagagagacaggtcagagacaaagagacaggtccgagacagagacagagacagagtcagagacagagacagaaacagagagacaggtcagagtcagagagacaggtcagagacagagagacaggtcagagtcagagacagacagacaggtcagagacagagacagacaggtcagagacagagacatgtcagagacagagacagagaaacaggtcagagacagagacagagagacaggtcagagacagagagacaggccagagacagagacagagagacagatcaGAGACAGGACAGAgtcaggacagagacagaaacagagacagagagacag gtctgagacagagacagagtcagagacagagacagaaacagagagacaggtcagagtcagagagacaggtcagagacagagagacaggtcagagtcagagacagagagacaggtcagagacagagacagacaggtcagagacagagacatgtcagagacagagacagagagacaggtcagagacagagacag agagacaggtcagagacagagacaggtcagagacagagacaggccagagacagagagacaggccagagacagagacagagacagagagacagatcaGAGACAGGACAGAgtcaggacagagacagaaacagagacagagagacaggtcagagacaaagagacaggtccgagacagagacagagtcagagacagagacagaaacagagagacaggtcagagtcagagtcagagagacaggtcagagacagagagacaggtcagagtcagagacagagagacaggtcagagacagagacagacaggtcagagacagaaacatgtcagagacagagacagagagacaggtcagagacagaaacagagagacaggtcagagtcagagacaggtcagagacagagacaggtcagagacagagagacaggccagagacagagacagagagacagatcaGAGACAGGACAGAgtcaggacagagacagaaacagagacagagaaacaggccagagacagagagacagatcagagacagagagacaggtaagagacagagagacaggccagagacagagacagagagagagatcagagacaggacagagtgagagacagagacaggtcagagacagagagacaggttag
- the LOC125879221 gene encoding trichohyalin-like isoform X7 codes for METERQVRDKETGPRQRQRQSQRQRQKQRDRSESERQVRDRETGQSQRQTDRSETETDRSETETCQRQRQRNRSETETERQVRDRETGQRQRQRDRSETGQSQDRDRNRDRETGQRQRDRSETETDRSETETCQRQRQRDRSETETERQVRDRDRSETETGQRQRDRPETETETERQIRDRTESGQRQKQRQRDRSETKRQVRDRDRVRDRDRNRETGQSQSQRDRSETERQVRVRDRETGQRQRQTGQRQKHVRDRDRETGQRQKQRDRSESETGQRQRQVRDRETGQRQRQRDRSETGQSQDRDRNRDRETGQRQRDRSETERQVRDRETGQRQRQRERSETGQSERQRQVRDRETG; via the exons atggagacagagagacaggtcagagacaaagagacaggtccgagacagagacagagacagagtcagagacagagacagaaacagagagacaggtcagagtcagagagacaggtcagagacagagagacaggtcagagtcagagacagacagacaggtcagagacagagacagacaggtcagagacagagacatgtcagagacagagacagagaaacaggtcagagacagagacagagagacaggtcagagacagagagacaggccagagacagagacagagagacagatcaGAGACAGGACAGAgtcaggacagagacagaaacagagacagagagacaggtcagagacaaagagacag gtcagagacagagacagacaggtcagagacagagacatgtcagagacagagacagagagacaggtcagagacagagacag agagacaggtcagagacagagacaggtcagagacagagacaggccagagacagagagacaggccagagacagagacagagacagagagacagatcaGAGACAGGACAGAgtcaggacagagacagaaacagagacagagagacaggtcagagacaaagagacaggtccgagacagagacagagtcagagacagagacagaaacagagagacaggtcagagtcagagtcagagagacaggtcagagacagagagacaggtcagagtcagagacagagagacaggtcagagacagagacagacaggtcagagacagaaacatgtcagagacagagacagagagacaggtcagagacagaaacagagagacaggtcagagtcagagacaggtcagagacagagacaggtcagagacagagagacaggccagagacagagacagagagacagatcaGAGACAGGACAGAgtcaggacagagacagaaacagagacagagaaacaggccagagacagagagacagatcagagacagagagacaggtaagagacagagagacaggccagagacagagacagagagagagatcagagacaggacagagtgagagacagagacaggtcagagacagagagacaggttag
- the LOC125879221 gene encoding octapeptide-repeat protein T2-like isoform X8 encodes METERQVRDKETGPRQRQRQSQRQRQKQRDRSESERQVRDRETGQSQRQTDRSETETDRSETETCQRQRQRNRSETETERQVRDRETGQRQRQRDRSETGQSQDRDRNRDRETGQRQRDRSETETGQRQRDRPETETETERQIRDRTESGQRQKQRDRSESERQVRDRETGQRQRDRSETGQSQDRDRNRDRETGQRQRDRSETETESETETETERQVRVRVRETGQRQRDRSESETERQVRDRDRQVRDRNMSETETERQVRDRNRETGQSQRQVRDRDRSETERQARDRDRETDQRQDRVRTETETETEKQARDRETDQRQRDR; translated from the exons atggagacagagagacaggtcagagacaaagagacaggtccgagacagagacagagacagagtcagagacagagacagaaacagagagacaggtcagagtcagagagacaggtcagagacagagagacaggtcagagtcagagacagacagacaggtcagagacagagacagacaggtcagagacagagacatgtcagagacagagacagagaaacaggtcagagacagagacagagagacaggtcagagacagagagacaggccagagacagagacagagagacagatcaGAGACAGGACAGAgtcaggacagagacagaaacagagacagagagacaggtcagagacaaagagacag gtcagagacagagacaggtcagagacagagagacaggccagagacagagacagagacagagagacagatcaGAGACAGGACAGAgtcaggacagagacagaaacagagagacaggtcagagtcagagagacaggtcagagacagagagacaggtcagagacagagagacag atcaGAGACAGGACAGAgtcaggacagagacagaaacagagacagagagacaggtcagagacaaagagacaggtccgagacagagacagagtcagagacagagacagaaacagagagacaggtcagagtcagagtcagagagacaggtcagagacagagagacaggtcagagtcagagacagagagacaggtcagagacagagacagacaggtcagagacagaaacatgtcagagacagagacagagagacaggtcagagacagaaacagagagacaggtcagagtcagagacaggtcagagacagagacaggtcagagacagagagacaggccagagacagagacagagagacagatcaGAGACAGGACAGAgtcaggacagagacagaaacagagacagagaaacaggccagagacagagagacagatcagagacagagagacaggtaa